In a single window of the Lujinxingia litoralis genome:
- a CDS encoding response regulator, translating into MANDTILIVDADTRSQKVLEVSFKKAGYRVVLTESIARAHQVIETESPSLIISETVLPDGDGLEFCADLKIAPRTEHIPFIFLTEERSITEKMRSFELGADDYLTKPVYIKEITTRADLLIQRRAKEQLSDTMRDEMQGNLRDITMIDLLQLIEQEQRSGSVRIRRGSRLAALFFSQGNILDAICGKLQGEDAIYRIMLWPEGDFVVRYHDNSTRTDHIHKDAAALLLEGLHRIEHVNELQRELPPLDRVYEADYQRLPALLQEMPGEVERLVRLFDGYRRMRDVIDDSPLGDVTTLQIIVKLVDDAILHEVIPAAGQPERPDEASQLDSWLSAPTASPAEEPADQEEFSDNTDRISKPAVGDIVEAFARQSSDEIDTEELPRHDEDHAPRESADERPNTGGGHWKFHWSEDEHPRPTEPLPELEKPAPRDDDAQARGLRELEDQERRRREAEARHLAEQQARARELAEQNEPVPTAEFDIPAEDPAPERLHEPSEPIDATGELYVADILARGPRRERIPTPCASPAQALVGEEHLANASGDDAFAPETPSAEDPLSDDELFGEPLKTDDEPFGLFDDEPESTFPGVGQKAHTTGIERSERETARIRIPDEIKRASLEARKAHEEEASRAPDQDNRNDSAAEAPDDDFAPEVNLAEMSEPADENSVEAPDAGSESDPDDESPEVNLTEMSEPADENSVEAPDAGSESDPDDDFAPEVNLTEMSAPTDEDAVNTPDAGSESDPDDDFAPEVNLAEMSEPEPLESPAARDDQQSADENNDEDAADEERAAPPVTRHSVDQKIVSSEYTLKKRRAPGELRTASVFDDEEPTPAPMIDPSTAHASLEPASENALNESDSTEEPAGSDDYETARSAQVDTDPGLDDYLAEHHDATSSHETLSQDPDTADSAQDAPNATSEDAPSGEEEPQTPDLKEGAEATDDAPTEDDETASETPRDDTLNEDSAQTGATADSEAPDDEESPAVDSSAEAPDDEEHQADKAASLTTSESEPTSDDRPKVQLGGALSEASFFEDGEHLHEYENAFDDELPESSKSWKMWVIFAAVMALVAITIAGMRISSSPDTPEPAEAVASAEEPESEPTPAEEPAPAPEPALVEEPAALAGLDLDQALARARQEGLTTEAAAQQIASDAAAPPLEEQNLPAESDPESAPAQEAPAEETPATSQNDIAQPELRAAESAPAPDRETSVAEDIQRLRSMVQRERIDQALPLARDLSKRAPRNRQVAFLHGQAALYDGNNSEAVEHLSRAEQLGMRSGELYLELATAYQLAGRRAQAKGAYEKFLEIEPSGQRSDEVRSILEAQF; encoded by the coding sequence CGCGTCGTGCTGACCGAATCCATCGCCCGGGCACATCAGGTCATTGAGACCGAATCCCCCTCGCTGATCATCAGCGAAACCGTCCTCCCCGACGGAGACGGGCTGGAGTTCTGCGCCGACCTCAAAATCGCTCCTCGCACCGAACACATCCCCTTTATCTTCCTCACCGAAGAGCGCTCGATCACCGAAAAAATGCGCTCCTTTGAGCTGGGCGCCGACGACTACCTGACCAAGCCGGTCTACATCAAAGAGATCACCACCCGCGCCGATCTCCTCATCCAGCGCCGTGCCAAAGAGCAGCTCAGCGACACCATGCGCGATGAAATGCAGGGCAACCTGCGCGACATCACCATGATCGATCTCCTCCAGCTCATCGAACAAGAGCAGCGCTCCGGCTCGGTACGCATCCGCCGCGGCTCGCGCCTGGCGGCGCTCTTCTTCAGCCAGGGCAACATCCTCGATGCCATCTGTGGCAAACTCCAGGGCGAAGACGCCATCTACCGCATCATGCTCTGGCCCGAGGGCGACTTCGTGGTCCGCTACCACGACAACTCCACACGCACCGATCACATCCACAAAGACGCCGCCGCCCTGCTCCTCGAAGGCCTCCATCGCATCGAACACGTCAACGAACTTCAACGCGAACTCCCCCCGCTGGACCGCGTCTACGAGGCGGACTACCAGCGCCTCCCGGCACTGCTCCAAGAGATGCCCGGCGAAGTCGAGCGCCTCGTCCGCCTCTTTGATGGCTACCGGCGCATGCGCGACGTCATCGACGATAGCCCCCTGGGCGACGTCACCACCCTCCAGATCATCGTAAAGCTCGTCGACGACGCTATCCTCCACGAGGTCATCCCGGCCGCCGGCCAGCCCGAGCGTCCCGACGAGGCCAGCCAGCTGGACTCCTGGCTTAGCGCCCCGACGGCCTCCCCCGCCGAGGAACCCGCCGACCAGGAGGAGTTCTCCGACAACACCGATCGCATCAGCAAGCCCGCCGTCGGGGATATCGTCGAGGCCTTCGCCCGCCAGTCCAGCGATGAGATCGACACCGAAGAACTCCCCCGCCACGACGAGGACCACGCCCCCCGGGAGAGCGCCGACGAACGCCCCAACACCGGCGGTGGTCACTGGAAATTCCACTGGTCCGAAGACGAGCACCCACGCCCCACCGAGCCACTCCCGGAGTTGGAAAAACCCGCTCCCCGCGACGACGACGCCCAGGCCCGCGGCCTTCGCGAACTTGAAGATCAGGAACGCCGACGCCGCGAGGCCGAAGCCCGCCACCTGGCCGAGCAACAAGCCCGGGCCCGCGAGCTCGCCGAGCAAAATGAGCCGGTCCCCACCGCCGAGTTTGATATCCCGGCCGAAGATCCCGCTCCGGAACGCCTGCACGAGCCCTCCGAACCGATCGACGCCACCGGCGAACTCTACGTGGCCGACATCCTCGCCAGGGGCCCCCGACGCGAGCGCATCCCAACCCCCTGCGCGTCGCCCGCTCAGGCCCTGGTGGGTGAGGAGCACCTCGCCAATGCCTCTGGCGACGACGCCTTCGCCCCGGAGACCCCGTCGGCCGAAGATCCCTTAAGTGATGACGAGCTCTTCGGGGAACCGCTCAAGACTGACGACGAGCCCTTCGGGCTTTTCGACGATGAGCCCGAATCCACCTTCCCGGGCGTCGGCCAAAAAGCACACACCACCGGCATCGAGCGAAGCGAGCGCGAGACCGCCAGAATTCGTATCCCCGACGAGATCAAGCGCGCCAGCCTGGAGGCCCGCAAGGCCCACGAAGAAGAAGCATCCCGGGCCCCGGATCAGGACAACCGCAACGACAGCGCCGCCGAAGCCCCTGACGACGACTTCGCCCCCGAGGTCAACCTCGCGGAGATGTCCGAGCCGGCCGACGAAAACTCCGTCGAAGCCCCGGACGCCGGCAGCGAAAGCGATCCCGACGACGAATCCCCCGAGGTCAACCTCACGGAGATGTCCGAGCCGGCCGACGAAAACTCCGTCGAAGCCCCGGACGCCGGCAGCGAAAGCGATCCCGACGACGACTTCGCTCCCGAGGTCAACCTCACGGAGATGTCCGCGCCCACCGACGAAGATGCCGTCAATACCCCGGACGCCGGCAGCGAAAGCGATCCCGACGACGACTTCGCTCCCGAGGTCAACCTCGCGGAGATGTCCGAGCCGGAGCCCCTTGAGAGCCCCGCGGCACGCGACGACCAACAAAGCGCCGATGAGAACAATGACGAGGACGCCGCCGACGAAGAGCGGGCAGCGCCACCGGTGACGCGCCACAGCGTCGACCAGAAGATCGTCTCCTCGGAGTACACCCTTAAAAAACGCCGGGCTCCCGGCGAGCTGCGCACCGCTTCGGTGTTTGACGACGAAGAACCTACTCCGGCGCCGATGATCGATCCGAGCACCGCTCACGCCTCGCTGGAGCCTGCCAGCGAAAACGCGCTCAACGAAAGCGACTCGACCGAAGAGCCCGCGGGCAGCGACGACTACGAGACCGCACGCTCAGCCCAGGTCGATACCGACCCGGGCCTCGACGACTATCTTGCCGAGCACCACGACGCGACCTCGTCCCACGAAACGCTCAGCCAAGATCCGGACACCGCCGACTCCGCCCAAGATGCCCCGAACGCCACCTCCGAAGACGCCCCGAGCGGCGAAGAGGAACCTCAAACGCCCGACCTCAAAGAGGGCGCTGAGGCTACGGATGACGCCCCAACCGAAGACGATGAGACAGCGTCCGAAACTCCGCGCGACGATACTCTCAACGAAGATAGCGCACAGACCGGCGCAACTGCCGACTCCGAAGCCCCCGACGATGAGGAAAGCCCGGCCGTAGACTCCTCGGCCGAAGCTCCCGACGACGAGGAGCACCAGGCCGATAAAGCCGCGTCCCTCACCACCTCCGAGAGCGAGCCCACCTCCGACGATCGCCCAAAAGTTCAACTGGGCGGAGCCCTCTCCGAGGCCTCCTTCTTTGAAGATGGCGAGCATCTTCACGAGTACGAGAATGCCTTCGACGACGAGCTTCCCGAGAGTTCGAAGAGCTGGAAGATGTGGGTGATCTTCGCGGCGGTCATGGCTCTGGTGGCCATCACCATCGCCGGAATGCGCATCTCCTCCTCCCCGGATACCCCGGAGCCCGCAGAAGCGGTAGCCAGCGCCGAGGAGCCCGAATCCGAACCGACGCCAGCCGAAGAACCCGCTCCCGCTCCCGAACCCGCACTCGTCGAGGAGCCCGCGGCTCTGGCCGGTCTCGATCTGGATCAGGCTCTGGCACGCGCTCGCCAGGAAGGCCTGACGACCGAAGCCGCCGCCCAACAGATCGCCAGCGACGCCGCCGCACCGCCTCTCGAAGAGCAAAACCTGCCCGCGGAGTCCGACCCCGAAAGCGCCCCGGCTCAAGAAGCTCCCGCCGAAGAAACCCCGGCGACCTCCCAGAACGACATCGCCCAGCCGGAGCTTCGCGCCGCCGAGAGCGCCCCGGCTCCCGATCGCGAAACCTCCGTCGCCGAAGATATCCAGCGACTGCGCTCCATGGTGCAGCGCGAGCGCATCGATCAAGCGCTGCCCCTGGCCCGCGACCTGAGCAAACGCGCCCCCCGCAACCGCCAGGTTGCCTTCCTCCACGGTCAGGCCGCACTCTACGATGGCAACAACTCCGAAGCCGTCGAACACCTCTCCCGCGCCGAACAGCTGGGGATGCGCAGTGGCGAACTCTATCTGGAGTTGGCCACCGCCTATCAACTCGCCGGTCGCCGCGCTCAGGCCAAAGGCGCCTACGAGAAGTTCCTCGAGATCGAACCCTCCGGACAACGCTCCGACGAGGTCCGCTCGATCCTCGAAGCCCAGTTCTAA
- the tsaD gene encoding tRNA (adenosine(37)-N6)-threonylcarbamoyltransferase complex transferase subunit TsaD: MLVMTIESSCDETSVALIEDGKRILANAVASQIPIHRRYGGVVPELASRNHIRDIHQVLNEALDTAGLTLQDVEGIGVTAGPGLVGSLLVGIETARALAFALDKPCVGLNHLEGHLTAVLLEGDRVQNPTFPYLGLIVSGGHTDLYVVRGLGDYELLGRTRDDAAGEAFDKVAKMLGQPYPGGVAIDRLASTGNPKALDFPRPMWTRKNLDFSFSGLKTAVAQHLDAHGIPEGQALSDLCASFQEAIVDVLLMKALTACKAHNLTRLVLSGGVACNSRLRTRAAQDCNAQNVELFVAPPTLCTDNAAMLGPIAEHYLRQEGSTHFVGHAIRAQSNMPLGQTERAPARTHR; the protein is encoded by the coding sequence ATGTTGGTGATGACCATTGAGTCGAGCTGCGACGAAACCTCCGTCGCGCTCATCGAAGACGGCAAGCGCATCCTGGCCAATGCCGTCGCCAGCCAGATCCCGATCCACCGACGCTACGGCGGGGTGGTCCCGGAATTGGCCAGCCGCAACCACATCCGCGACATTCATCAGGTGCTCAACGAAGCCCTCGACACCGCCGGACTCACTCTCCAGGACGTCGAGGGCATCGGCGTAACCGCCGGACCCGGCCTGGTCGGCAGCCTCCTGGTCGGCATTGAAACCGCCCGCGCCCTGGCCTTCGCGTTGGACAAACCCTGCGTGGGGCTCAACCACCTGGAGGGCCACCTCACCGCCGTGCTTCTGGAGGGCGACCGGGTCCAAAACCCGACCTTCCCCTACCTGGGGCTCATCGTCAGTGGCGGTCACACCGATCTCTACGTGGTCCGCGGGCTCGGCGACTACGAACTTTTGGGCCGCACCCGCGACGACGCCGCCGGGGAAGCCTTCGACAAAGTCGCCAAAATGCTCGGTCAGCCCTACCCGGGCGGCGTGGCCATCGATCGCCTCGCCAGCACCGGCAACCCCAAAGCCCTCGACTTCCCTCGCCCCATGTGGACCCGGAAAAATCTGGACTTCTCCTTCTCGGGCCTGAAAACCGCTGTCGCCCAGCATCTCGACGCACACGGCATCCCCGAAGGACAAGCCTTAAGCGACCTCTGCGCCTCATTTCAGGAAGCGATCGTCGACGTCCTCCTGATGAAAGCCCTGACCGCCTGCAAGGCCCACAACCTCACCCGCCTGGTCCTCTCCGGCGGCGTGGCCTGCAACAGCCGACTGCGCACGCGCGCCGCGCAAGACTGCAACGCCCAAAACGTCGAGCTCTTTGTCGCTCCCCCCACCTTATGCACCGATAACGCCGCAATGCTCGGCCCGATCGCCGAGCATTACCTGCGCCAGGAAGGCTCAACCCACTTTGTGGGCCATGCGATCCGTGCTCAATCCAACATGCCCCTGGGACAGACCGAACGCGCCCCCGCCCGCACGCATCGCTAA
- a CDS encoding twin-arginine translocase TatA/TatE family subunit, which yields MMLNASELLVVLAIIFVVVGLQKLPQISRAVARARLGFQKGLAEDVVEVSVPDENGAEDVSAEARTESEQTRE from the coding sequence ATGATGCTCAACGCCTCGGAACTTTTGGTGGTGCTGGCGATCATCTTTGTGGTGGTCGGCCTGCAGAAGCTGCCTCAGATCAGTCGGGCGGTTGCGCGCGCTCGTCTGGGGTTTCAGAAGGGGCTGGCCGAGGATGTGGTCGAGGTCAGTGTGCCCGATGAGAACGGCGCGGAAGATGTTTCGGCCGAAGCCCGGACGGAGTCCGAGCAGACCAGGGAGTAG
- a CDS encoding CPBP family glutamic-type intramembrane protease, translating to MNLSAYHHQSRDTWHSLVLVMPLFVIYQLGVLWSGGVRNGVDFMTDTLWWAAGGELSTYLAIHLGALVVMALAVWVLRKKRRLQLRVWPAVVAESAVYALFFGAAVVGIMDALGLSALLSIGLALGPEASVFQNLVLSIGAGLYEELVFRLLLMGGLLWVGRRALGWPGWWAALWAVVISSVIFSAVHHLGPLGDAFELGVFMYRVIAGALLALIFYLRGFAVAVYTHALYDVLVLVIL from the coding sequence ATGAACCTGAGCGCCTATCACCATCAGAGCCGCGACACCTGGCATAGCCTGGTGTTGGTGATGCCGCTCTTTGTCATCTATCAGCTGGGCGTGCTGTGGAGCGGCGGGGTTCGCAACGGGGTCGATTTTATGACCGACACCCTGTGGTGGGCCGCAGGCGGGGAGCTTTCGACGTATCTGGCGATTCATCTGGGGGCGCTGGTGGTGATGGCGCTCGCCGTGTGGGTGCTGCGCAAGAAACGTCGGCTGCAGTTGCGTGTGTGGCCGGCGGTGGTGGCGGAGAGTGCAGTGTATGCTCTGTTTTTCGGGGCGGCGGTGGTGGGGATTATGGATGCGTTGGGGCTGAGCGCGCTGCTCTCGATCGGGCTGGCACTGGGGCCGGAAGCCTCGGTGTTTCAGAATCTGGTGTTAAGTATTGGCGCCGGACTCTACGAGGAGCTGGTCTTTCGGTTGTTGCTTATGGGGGGGCTGCTGTGGGTGGGGCGACGCGCGCTGGGGTGGCCTGGGTGGTGGGCGGCGCTGTGGGCGGTGGTGATCTCGAGCGTGATCTTTAGCGCGGTGCATCATCTGGGGCCGCTGGGCGATGCGTTTGAGCTGGGGGTGTTTATGTATCGGGTGATCGCCGGGGCCTTGTTGGCGTTGATCTTCTATTTGCGCGGGTTTGCGGTGGCAGTGTACACCCATGCGCTCTACGACGTGCTGGTGCTGGTCATTCTCTGA
- a CDS encoding two-component system sensor histidine kinase NtrB — MTVQPYPPIAQRNTPPWRVAALFALIILLCVLPALAMLLGWQLTLPMPTVNTPMGQAGSELSGAFTHSTLLLLGGTLALSSATLSLAHFLVRRSALTSVISIALFWLGLVAVTQALSVEGALYKVRDIENYLPFTWTITRLLNALLLTGAGALLLWPRRQLALVRPSFILGVFALFGALALTLLWLSAILTLPQTTYPDALIKRPWDFPALVLLLACVVWIFPLVHRRYRSHFSLALWLSLVPLVAAQLYLLTGSSRIFDPSFNVAYGLNALTAAVVFGGLIWDYVRSTSQEQRLLHTIREREARIRTMFEGAAEAIIAFNADGVIELWNPAATHLFGWRPADAIGRHFIQLLIPRAHRPYFSEQLERVTSDRPGLDRERYALIGPFDIVLLSQEGDEIHTELSLAATGPQDHPVYTLFARDLSAQKQMQLRMTQMDRMITIGTMAAGVGHEINNPLTYLIANLTLANEAEDDHELQQSLEAAEQGAERIRRIVDDLRLLSGFQEQPRHAVEVTDALELALRMTRQVIQRTASLHQTLADTSPVLADETRLTQVFINLLTNAAYALAENPRHENRIDVHLLELDDKVVIEISDNGPGIPEELQDKIFEPFFTTKPSGEGSGLGLSLSRQIVESFDGELTVDSTPDKGTTFRVSLPRAPET; from the coding sequence TTGACGGTTCAACCCTACCCGCCGATCGCCCAGCGAAACACGCCACCCTGGCGGGTCGCTGCACTCTTTGCCCTGATCATCCTCCTGTGCGTACTTCCGGCCCTGGCCATGCTCCTGGGCTGGCAGCTCACCCTGCCGATGCCCACAGTCAATACCCCGATGGGCCAGGCCGGCTCCGAGCTCTCCGGGGCCTTTACCCATAGCACCCTGCTCCTACTCGGTGGCACCCTGGCGTTGAGCTCGGCCACACTCAGCCTGGCACATTTCCTGGTACGACGCTCCGCACTGACCTCGGTGATCAGCATCGCGCTCTTCTGGCTGGGATTGGTCGCGGTGACCCAGGCCTTAAGCGTGGAAGGCGCGCTCTACAAGGTGCGCGACATCGAAAACTACCTCCCCTTCACCTGGACGATCACGCGCCTGCTTAACGCCCTCTTGCTCACCGGAGCCGGCGCACTGCTCTTATGGCCCCGACGCCAGCTCGCGCTGGTCCGCCCGAGCTTCATTCTGGGCGTGTTCGCGCTCTTCGGCGCGCTGGCCCTGACCCTCCTCTGGCTCTCGGCCATCCTCACCCTCCCTCAGACCACCTACCCCGACGCCCTGATCAAACGCCCCTGGGACTTCCCGGCGCTGGTACTGCTGCTGGCCTGCGTGGTCTGGATCTTTCCCCTGGTCCACCGTCGCTACCGCAGCCACTTCTCGCTGGCTCTGTGGCTGAGCCTGGTCCCCCTGGTCGCCGCACAACTCTATCTGCTCACCGGCTCCTCCCGTATCTTCGACCCTTCGTTCAACGTGGCCTACGGCCTGAACGCCCTGACCGCAGCGGTGGTCTTCGGCGGACTGATCTGGGACTACGTACGCTCCACCAGCCAGGAACAACGCCTGCTTCACACCATCCGCGAACGCGAAGCTCGCATCCGAACCATGTTTGAAGGCGCCGCCGAGGCCATCATCGCCTTCAACGCCGACGGCGTCATCGAACTGTGGAACCCCGCCGCCACCCACCTCTTTGGCTGGCGCCCCGCCGATGCGATCGGACGCCACTTCATCCAGCTGCTCATCCCTCGGGCCCATCGCCCCTACTTCTCCGAACAACTCGAACGTGTAACCTCCGACCGACCCGGCCTCGATCGTGAACGTTACGCGCTCATCGGCCCCTTCGACATCGTGCTCCTCTCCCAGGAAGGCGACGAGATCCACACCGAACTCTCCCTGGCAGCCACAGGCCCTCAAGACCATCCCGTCTACACGCTCTTTGCCCGAGATCTCTCCGCTCAAAAACAAATGCAGCTGCGTATGACCCAGATGGACCGCATGATCACCATCGGCACTATGGCCGCCGGGGTGGGCCATGAGATCAACAATCCCCTGACCTACCTGATCGCGAATCTCACCCTGGCCAACGAAGCCGAAGATGACCACGAACTTCAGCAGAGCCTGGAGGCCGCCGAGCAGGGCGCCGAGCGTATCCGTCGCATCGTCGATGACCTGCGCTTACTCTCCGGCTTCCAGGAACAACCCCGACACGCCGTCGAAGTTACCGATGCGCTCGAGCTGGCCCTGCGCATGACCCGTCAGGTCATTCAGCGCACCGCCTCCCTCCACCAAACACTCGCCGACACTTCCCCCGTACTCGCGGACGAAACTCGCCTTACCCAGGTCTTTATCAACCTGCTCACCAACGCCGCCTACGCCCTGGCCGAGAATCCTCGCCATGAAAACCGCATCGATGTCCACCTGCTCGAACTCGACGATAAAGTGGTGATCGAGATCAGCGACAATGGCCCGGGCATCCCCGAAGAACTTCAAGATAAGATCTTCGAACCCTTCTTCACCACCAAACCCTCCGGCGAGGGCAGCGGACTCGGTCTCTCCCTGAGCCGCCAGATCGTCGAATCCTTTGACGGAGAACTCACGGTAGACTCGACCCCAGACAAGGGCACCACCTTTCGCGTATCCCTGCCCCGGGCCCCCGAGACCTAA
- a CDS encoding MerC domain-containing protein: MKSTPAISTLNTDASSAPHDHAPTPAPIWDRLGIIGSVACIIHCALTPALAGTLAAFGFLGDAIIHQVMVVLLLAVALLAFWPGFRIHRDLRIVAGAVAGVSLLIATGFMHDVLHHLVHGQAAEIGLTMLGSVILVGTHVANQRLVRAEGCSQADGSCCSE, from the coding sequence TTGAAATCCACCCCGGCCATCAGCACCCTGAACACCGACGCGTCGAGCGCGCCGCATGACCATGCGCCGACACCGGCGCCGATCTGGGATCGCCTGGGGATTATCGGCTCGGTAGCCTGCATCATTCATTGCGCGCTCACGCCTGCGCTGGCCGGCACCCTGGCCGCATTTGGCTTCCTCGGCGACGCCATCATCCACCAGGTCATGGTCGTCCTACTCCTGGCCGTCGCGCTGCTGGCTTTCTGGCCGGGGTTCAGGATTCACCGCGATCTTCGCATCGTCGCCGGAGCGGTTGCCGGCGTCTCACTGCTGATCGCGACCGGTTTTATGCACGATGTGCTACACCATCTTGTCCATGGTCAGGCCGCCGAGATCGGTCTGACCATGCTCGGATCGGTCATTCTCGTGGGCACACACGTAGCAAACCAGCGCCTGGTCCGCGCCGAGGGATGCAGCCAAGCCGACGGCTCCTGCTGCTCCGAGTAA